In the Deinococcus malanensis genome, one interval contains:
- a CDS encoding eCIS core domain-containing protein, with the protein MPHLRWLPFYQQGTLSAMTERAARVERKNHRAKLKRSVIPAHTSAGPLQAHLPVLKAHTLRPVRTQVQAASPVLHAGDLGRHEEARLADEQHDVQCQIRELQTTLPPEAVITALQRQKPTPVSVPSQPRTAEEWVTVLRYRAEQIDGKLLDSRQAASFTALQRHVAHTLVEAYRSDRQDPSVRRGAYAAQLTTLQRHPVSAPVARVVLSLMPSTERLALQRAMDDRMLWELAQATQDQAALKLHTLQRRQAELDQQATLPVVQRIQARRGTGNPLPEAVRRHLEQGLNHDLSQVRIHDDAEADKLAKGVNAIAFTTGTDIFFQKGRFNPNTQSGLELLAHEVTHSVQQSRRLVGKGIDPDAGLEQEATRMGRELSHQLIERKVREPARPVDVVQQLSQVNISNSSTTIQRLAQAAQPDSWDLKLVGSLATKNIFMAIRNDRGKLHGNYHYAGNADKMTLEGEIKAGGDAILVERTQDGKATGKFTGKVTGHNESVQYRGIWSSSTREKTFGFSAKYASRLAPLPSKVKDSKNYGGRIGDYEIRMRANFNQGRVSGYYYYAKQGSSHKIKLTGTLTGRKLRLLAGAEIFSADIATSLDQIQGLWELNGKSLPFSIGVESASADSPSSVNPEFISEIMAALPKAMLHDLDRYGNSVMSADFRTNPLYRRNVTMIVEECLKSGVTDRAQIAYIIVTAAHESAMGANMRERLWGSNVTAAQERRYFDNAYGPSGANPTRARKHGNVKEGDGYKYRGRGFVQLTWADNYANWTQKLGQQGYRINGQTPDLVNNPDLVAQNPQIAAAILVQGMREGSFRPAKGPLSQYVGHGRTNFIGARNTVNGDVNTNGIKMGRAAQALFNALQNTKLVSQPDPQERNDLRRKILASALAGLKGSGTVKIAYSCSAWTRQVVTQHVDPNRTLFGASALGTYNAFKKAGLTRAYSGTGDLQPGDILFWDVPPVYWHVAIYTGDGQVAGNHYAIYLQKYKEIKAKGRTMPGTIQFYVGNMAVYDGIDARGTLPLLQVAGKNPAAVATIPDGWRPKP; encoded by the coding sequence GTGCCTCATCTGCGCTGGCTGCCCTTCTATCAGCAGGGTACGCTGAGCGCCATGACTGAGCGTGCGGCCAGGGTGGAACGTAAGAACCACCGTGCGAAACTAAAAAGGTCGGTCATCCCAGCACATACATCCGCTGGGCCATTGCAGGCGCATCTTCCTGTGTTGAAAGCCCATACCCTCAGGCCCGTGAGGACCCAGGTGCAGGCTGCTTCTCCGGTTCTGCACGCCGGGGATCTGGGACGGCACGAGGAAGCACGTCTGGCCGACGAGCAGCATGACGTGCAATGCCAGATCCGAGAACTGCAGACCACCCTGCCACCTGAGGCGGTAATTACCGCTCTACAGCGGCAGAAGCCCACTCCGGTTTCCGTCCCTTCGCAACCGAGGACTGCCGAAGAATGGGTTACGGTCTTGCGCTACCGGGCCGAGCAGATTGATGGAAAGCTCCTCGATTCCCGTCAGGCCGCGTCCTTCACCGCCTTGCAACGCCATGTGGCTCACACACTTGTAGAGGCATACCGCAGTGACCGGCAGGATCCCAGTGTGCGGCGCGGCGCGTATGCCGCTCAACTCACAACTTTGCAGCGCCATCCGGTCAGTGCTCCGGTCGCACGTGTGGTGCTGAGCCTGATGCCTTCCACCGAACGCCTTGCCCTGCAGCGTGCGATGGATGACCGCATGCTGTGGGAACTGGCTCAGGCGACCCAGGATCAGGCCGCCCTAAAATTGCACACGCTACAACGCCGGCAAGCAGAACTGGATCAGCAGGCGACTCTGCCTGTCGTGCAGCGCATTCAGGCTCGGCGCGGCACTGGGAATCCTTTGCCTGAAGCAGTGCGGCGGCATCTGGAGCAGGGACTCAACCATGATTTGAGCCAGGTGCGAATTCATGACGATGCAGAAGCCGACAAGCTGGCCAAAGGCGTTAATGCCATCGCCTTCACAACCGGCACGGACATCTTCTTTCAAAAGGGGCGCTTCAACCCCAACACGCAGAGCGGCTTGGAACTGCTGGCCCATGAAGTGACCCATTCTGTTCAGCAGAGTAGAAGGCTCGTCGGCAAAGGTATTGATCCAGATGCTGGCCTGGAGCAGGAAGCTACTCGCATGGGAAGGGAACTCTCACATCAGCTGATCGAGAGAAAAGTCCGGGAGCCTGCCCGCCCTGTAGATGTAGTTCAGCAGTTATCACAAGTAAACATTTCAAATTCCTCTACTACCATTCAGCGCCTCGCACAAGCAGCGCAACCCGACTCATGGGATTTGAAGCTTGTGGGATCGCTCGCCACAAAGAATATTTTTATGGCCATTCGCAATGATCGCGGAAAGCTACATGGAAACTATCATTATGCAGGCAACGCAGATAAAATGACACTCGAAGGAGAAATCAAGGCAGGGGGCGACGCCATTTTAGTAGAGCGCACGCAAGATGGAAAAGCGACCGGGAAATTCACCGGGAAAGTGACCGGGCATAATGAATCTGTTCAATACCGTGGCATATGGTCTTCAAGTACAAGGGAAAAGACGTTTGGCTTTTCGGCAAAGTATGCGAGCAGACTGGCGCCATTGCCGTCTAAAGTAAAAGACTCAAAAAATTACGGCGGCAGAATCGGCGACTACGAAATCCGCATGAGAGCCAATTTTAACCAGGGCAGAGTGTCAGGGTACTATTATTACGCCAAGCAGGGAAGCAGCCATAAGATCAAGTTGACGGGCACTCTTACCGGACGGAAACTTCGCCTTCTTGCAGGAGCCGAAATCTTCTCAGCGGACATTGCCACCAGCCTTGACCAGATTCAAGGTTTGTGGGAGTTGAACGGCAAGTCGCTGCCCTTTTCCATTGGTGTGGAAAGTGCCTCAGCAGACAGCCCCAGCAGCGTAAATCCCGAGTTCATTAGCGAAATTATGGCTGCTCTTCCCAAGGCCATGCTCCATGACCTTGACCGGTATGGAAATTCAGTAATGTCTGCTGATTTCAGGACGAACCCTCTATACCGACGAAACGTCACAATGATCGTTGAGGAGTGTTTGAAGTCAGGCGTAACAGACAGAGCGCAGATTGCTTACATCATCGTCACAGCAGCCCACGAAAGTGCTATGGGCGCTAATATGCGTGAGCGCCTGTGGGGATCAAATGTAACGGCAGCCCAGGAGCGGAGATACTTCGATAATGCCTATGGCCCTTCCGGTGCAAATCCAACCCGTGCCCGGAAGCATGGGAATGTGAAGGAGGGAGATGGTTACAAATATCGGGGACGAGGTTTTGTACAGCTGACGTGGGCAGACAATTACGCCAACTGGACGCAGAAGCTTGGTCAGCAAGGTTACCGCATCAATGGTCAGACGCCTGATCTCGTGAACAATCCGGATCTCGTTGCCCAGAATCCGCAGATCGCCGCCGCAATTCTTGTTCAGGGAATGAGAGAAGGCAGTTTCCGCCCGGCCAAGGGACCGCTCAGTCAGTATGTCGGCCATGGCCGCACAAACTTTATAGGTGCCCGCAACACCGTCAACGGGGACGTCAACACGAATGGGATCAAGATGGGCAGGGCTGCTCAGGCACTTTTTAATGCCCTGCAGAACACTAAACTGGTATCTCAGCCTGATCCCCAGGAACGCAATGATCTGCGAAGAAAAATCCTCGCTTCAGCGCTTGCTGGACTAAAAGGCTCAGGCACCGTAAAAATCGCATACTCATGCTCCGCCTGGACTCGTCAAGTTGTCACACAACATGTTGACCCGAATCGCACTCTTTTTGGCGCCTCGGCCTTAGGTACGTACAACGCGTTCAAAAAGGCAGGACTCACTCGGGCCTACTCAGGAACAGGCGACCTGCAGCCAGGAGACATTCTGTTCTGGGATGTACCCCCTGTGTACTGGCATGTTGCCATCTACACCGGAGATGGGCAGGTTGCTGGCAACCATTACGCGATTTATCTCCAGAAATATAAGGAGATCAAGGCGAAAGGCCG